From a single Lolium rigidum isolate FL_2022 chromosome 7, APGP_CSIRO_Lrig_0.1, whole genome shotgun sequence genomic region:
- the LOC124675428 gene encoding lecithin-cholesterol acyltransferase-like 4 — MAVLEDLIRAIELWLRVAKEQVPLIDPNLDPVLLVPGIGGSILEAVDEAGNKERVWVRILAADHECREKLWAKFDAATGKTVSVDEKITIAVPEDRYGLYAIDTLDPDMIIGDDSVYYYHDMIVQMIKWGYQEGKTLFGFGYDFRQSNRLSETLDQFSRKLESVYTASGGKKINLITHSMGGLLVKCFMSLHGDVFEKYVKSWIAIAAPFQGAPGYINSGLLNGMSFVEGWQSNFFISKWTMQQLLIECPSIYELLASSTYHWEETPLLQIWRERLDDNGKKSALLESYGPAESIKMIAKALSEHEITYDGNQIPLPLNEDILRWAKETQDILCQAKLPKSVKFYNIYGIDYDTAHTVCYGSKKHPVSKLSQLLYTQGKFVYVDGDGSVPAESAKADGLDAVARIGVAADHRGIVCDHHVFRIVQHWLHAGEPDPFYDPLNDYVILPTIFEVEKHHEKRGDVTSVREDWEIISHTDNGHETKRSAELPAMVSTLSASREGKEGSLDEAQATVVVHPESGGRQHVEVRAVGVSHG, encoded by the exons ATGGCGGTGCTGGAGGACTTGATCCGGGCGATCGAGCTGTGGCTGCGGGTCGCCAAGGAGCAGGTGCCGCTGATTGACCCCAACCTCGACCCGGTGCTGCTCGTGCCCGGCATCGGCGGCTCCATCCTCGAGGCTGTCGACGAGGCCGGGAACAAGGAGCGGGTCTGGGTGCGCATCCTCGCCGCCGACCACGAGTGCCGCGAGAAGCTCTGGGCCAAGTTCGATGCCGCCACTG GCAAAACCGTTTCCGTGGATGAAAAAATAACCATCGCTGTCCCTGAGGACAGGTATGGATTGTACGCCATCGACACATTGGACCCAGACATG ATTATTGGTGATGACAGTGTTTACTACTATCATGACATGATAGTGCAAATGATTAAATGGGGATATCAAGAGGGGAAAACCCTGTTTGGATTTGGATACGATTTCCGACAAAGTAACAG GCTTTCAGAAACACTTGACCAGTTCTCCAGAAAGTTGGAGTCAGTATACACAGCTTCTGGAGGGAAAAAGATCAATCTAATTACACATTCAATGGGAGGATTGCTTGTTAAATGTTTCATGTCTCTTCATGGTGAT GTCTTTGAAAAATATGTAAAAAGTTGGATTGcaattgctgcaccatttcaAG GTGCGCCTGGGTACATAAATAGTGGTTTGCTGAACGGAATGTCCTTTGTGGAAGGATGGCAATCAAATTTCTTCATTTCCAAATGGACTATGCAGCAACTG CTGATTGAATGCCCATCAATCTATGAGTTGTTGGCTAGCTCAACCTACCACTGGGAAGAGACTCCACTGCTACAGATCTGGAGAGAGAGGCTGGATGATAATGGCAAGAAAAGTGCCCTACTAGAGTCATATGGGCCAGCTGAATCAATAAAGATGATTGCAAAGGCTCTTTCCGAGCATGAG ATCACCTATGATGGAAATCAAATTCCTTTGCCCCTTAATGAGGATATATTAAGATGGGCAAAGGAAACTCAAGATATTCTATGTCAGGCAAAGCTTCCAAAATCAGTGAAGTTCTACAATATTTACGGGATTGATTACGACACTGCTCATACTGTTTG CTACGGGAGCAAAAAGCATCCTGTTTCAAAGCTTAGTCAACTCTTATATACTCAG GGTAAATTCGTCTATGTTGATGGTGATGGATCAGTCCCTGCAGAATCAGCAAAG GCGGATGGCCTTGATGCGGTGGCAAGAATTGGGGTCGCAGCTGACCACCGAGGAATCGTGTGCGACCACCATGTGTTCCGGATAGTCCAGCACTGGCTGCATGCCGGTGAACCTGACCCGTTCTACGACCCCCTCAACGACTACGTCATCCTCCCCACCATCTTCGAGGTCGAGAAGCACCACGAGAAACGTGGGGACGTTACTTCGGTCAGGGAGGACTGGGAGATCATCTCCCACACGGACAACGGCCATGAGACCAAGAGATCAGCCGAGCTCCCTGCGATGGTTAGCACGCTATCCGCGTCTCGTGAGGGTAAAGAGGGCTCACTGGATGAGGCGCAGGCCACAGTGGTCGTCCACCCGGAGAGCGGAGGGCGACAGCATGTGGAAGTCAGGGCTGTCGGAGTCAGCCATGGTTGA
- the LOC124674277 gene encoding APO protein 1, chloroplastic-like — MEMLNCKGVRFSLVGISATRTKKLIKVGSQSQRFYRAMTITCCEYSPDPDPASKRHERYQQQPQNVDLPELHPKNKKKPFPVPIKKMLQASRQNRRLAQMRIEKPLEPPKNGLLLPELVPVAYEVLDNWKVLIRGLSELLNVVTVYGCRKCPQVHVGPVGHEIQDCYGSGSQHQNSHHSWVRGTINDVLIPIESYHLFDPFGRRVKHDTRFDFDRIPAIVELCIQAGVDLPQYPSRRRTAPVRMIGKKVIDRGGVIEEPKPHRSEDCVSLLAELDTLSNQQGQSPAPCNVKEHAEMTLKAYCNVREGVRKLMRKYSVKACGYCSEVHVGPWGHNVKLCGAFKHQWRDGKHGWQDAVADEVIPPNYVWHVPDPAGPPLISSLRSFYGKAPAVVELCVQAGAEIPDEYIPMMRTDIVIPDSKEVRRAA; from the exons ATGGAGATGCTTAACTGCAAGG GTGTTCGTTTTAGCTTGGTAGGTATCAGTGCAACCAGAACCAAAAAGTTGATAAAG GTAGGATCCCAATCTCAACGATTTTACCGGGCAATGACAATAACATGCTGTGAGTACTCTCCTGATCCTGACCCTGCCAGTAAGAGGCATGAAAGGTATCAGCAACAACCACAAAATGTTGATCTCCCAGAATTACACCCGAAGAACAAAAAGAAGCCCTTTCCAGTTCCAATTAAGAAGATGCTCCAAGCTTCCCGCCAAAATAGGAGACTTGCACAGATGAGGATAGAGAAGCCTCTTGAGCCCCCAAAGAATGGGTTGCTTTTACCAGAGCTTGTCCCTGTTGCCTATGAAGTCCTTGATAACTGGAAAGTGCTCATCAGAGGCCTCTCTGAACTTCTGAATGTTGTTACAGTTTATGGTTGCAG AAAATGCCCTCAAGTCCATGTTGGCCCAGTTGGCCACGAGATACAAGATTGTTATGGCTCAGGAAGCCAGCATCAAAACAGTCACCACTCTTGGGTCAGGGGCACCATCAATGATGTGCTCATCCCGATCGAATCTTATCATCTTTTTGACCCATTTGGTCGGAGGGTCAAGCATGACACCAGGTTTGACTTTGACAGGATTCCAGCAATTGTTGAGCTATGCATTCAGGCTGGTGTCGACTTACCACAGTATCCCTCAAGGAGACGAACTGCTCCTGTGCGGATGATTGGCAAGAAGGTGATTGACCGTGGTGGAGTTATCGAGGAGCCTAAGCCACATCGATCAGAGGACTGTGTATCTCTTCTTGCTGAGCTTGACACACTTAGCAACCAACAGGGGCAGTCACCCGCGCCATGCAACGTGAAAGAGCATGCAGAGATGACACTGAAAGCATACTGCAATGTCCGGGAGGGTGTGCGGAAGCTGATGAGAAAGTACAGTGTAAAAGCATGTGGGTACTGCTCTGAGGTCCATGTCGGTCCATGGGGACACAATGTGAAGCTCTGCGGAGCTTTCAAGCACCAGTGGAGAGACGGCAAGCACGGGTGGCAGGATGCGGTTGCCGACGAGGTCATACCACCGAACTATGTGTGGCATGTCCCTGACCCTGCTGGCCCTCCTCTCATATCCTCTCTAAGGAGTTTCTATGGCAAAGCTCCGGCTGTTGTCGAGCTATGTGTGCAGGCAGGTGCTGAAATACCTGATGAGTATATACCAATGATGAGGACCGATATCGTCATCCCAGACTCCAAGGAAGTTCGGAGGGCTGCATGA